Part of the Oncorhynchus tshawytscha isolate Ot180627B linkage group LG23, Otsh_v2.0, whole genome shotgun sequence genome, TTCTGGGGTAAAATAGATGGTTTTATGGCCAACTGCTTGTGAGAGGTATAAATTGAGCAGTGCACCTCAGAGCTTTTGGTAGGTCTTGGTTTGGTAAGCTATCCATCTAAAAGGAGGAAGTTAAATCCAGAAGAGACTCAACTCTTGTTGCCTAGCAGCAGCACAAGTTGCAGATACTAATATGGGTTAAAAATGTAATGCACTGCAGTAGCTATACGGCAGTGAGAGACAAGCCGTGCTCAAAATTCAAGTATTTACTCAAGCAACGGAAAGTGTCAGTGGCCTTTACATACGATAACAGTCGCCATGGTTCTGTTGACATATGGTAAATATTTAAACTAATGACTGTTGTGTGGCTCTGACTTTCATAAAATGGGTTGGCTTTTCGGTCAGGTTTGACTTGTCCTTTTCATTTGCAGGGAAGAACTGGGATCTCACTGCCGCCCTCAGTGACTTTGAACAGCTGCGACAGGTGCATGCTGGGAACCTGTCGTACTCTTTTGCTGAGGAGAGGACGTACCCAGCCCCGGAGAAGGAGATGGCCAGGGTGGGGCGGCCCCTTCTGCACCGTCAAGAGGAGGTGCTGCAAGGTGAGAACAGTGGTAAGtgtaaaataatattttgggcaTAATGTCACTTACTCACAACCACTTATCTGTTGTCCTCTTGTTCTCCTCATTGTGATAAACTAGAACCCtctttttgttttgttaattCACTTTTTGTTTTTGACAATTCTCAAGTCAGCCTTCCTTGTGTACTTTCCCCTTGTCCAATTTCTCTTTCCCACCCCTTCCCACAATTAACCTAAACTCCTCTCTTTTTTGTGATACCTCCCTCTGCAGCCACAGAGAAGCGTCTATCGAGAGGCATCTCCCATGCCAGCTCTACCATCGTGTCCCTGGCACGGTCACACATCTCCAGTACTGGCAACTGTAGTAGTGAGCCCCTTCTGGACACGCCTTTGTGCACATTCCAGCTGCCCGACCTCACTGTGTACCGGGACGACTTCCGCGGCTTCATCGAGAGGGACCTCATTGAGCAATCTATGATGGTGGCCCTAGAGCACGCCGGTGAGTTTAACTGCACAGGTCCCACTGCTGCCACCAATTACAAATAAATTTACTTTATTCACTTCTGAGGCAATCTTGTTAATTGTGTTGTGTAGATGACCGTCTACACCGTAGTTTCTCAGTACTACACGTGCGTTCTGAATTGTTTTTAGTGTGAGTGAAACCGCGAGTGACTGTTCTGTTTACGTTAAGGCCGACTCAATTGGTGGACACGGGTGGGACCTAACTGTCAGAGTCTATTGCCATTGGCTACGAGTGGGGACGGAAACTGCCTGTTGCATGCAGCGTCATTGGGTGAGTGTCATAGCCTTTCAAACAAGATCCAAATCTAACGTGTTAGGTCATACTCTCCTATGTCAATCAATGATGAGAGCTTCATTGTTAGTTGAAAGTAAGCCCTTGTATAATTGTGATACACATTATAGCTAAGCGGCAGTGTCCTGCTGGAGAGGCTTAGCCCAGAGCAATTAATTAGGACCCAATTGAGGTTTAAGCATTGTATGCAAAATGCCTTGTAATCCATCCTTAGAAATTGGGCTTTATTTGTGATAAGGCCCATAATGGCAGTTTAGGCTAATTAAGAACAGAACTCCCATGTCAAGCAACTTGCCTTTTGCCTTGAGTAAGGTTTGGATGTAACCACTGGTTTTCCTTTCTTTGAGATGGTGGTGTTTATACTATGTGTCTGTACGGCCTTGCAGGTATGTGGGGCTTTCATGACCGCGACCTGATGCTGCGGAAGTCTCTATATGCACTGATGGACCACGGCCAGGAGAGGGAGTCGCTGAGACGCAGGTGGAGGTGGCAGCAGACCATGCAGAATAAAGAGGTGGGGAATTCACTAGGATGGATCCATGTGAAACTTAGTCCAAGGGATTGTTTACAGTCCAAACTTCCATTTCAGTgtattgaagtgtgtgtgtccacagtctggtctggtgtacacagaggaggagtggCAGAAGGAGTGGAATGAGCTGCTAAAACTGGCCTCCAGTGAACCTAGGATACACTATGGCAGCAATGGGTAAGACCTGTCTTGGACATCTCTCACACGCATTATTTATGTTAAGTATGTATACTATTATATTAAGTTTGAGGCATACCACATGAAGTTACGGCCCTTCATGAGCCTCTGTTTTGGAACGAAGACTTAAGCTCGTGAGAGGAAAATGTTAGATAGTGGCTACCTATGTCACTTCCTGGGTGTTTCCTGATCTGACCCCGTTTGTTTCCTATGTGCAGGACGGAGTCATCAGAGGAGCCTGTGTACGAGAGTCTGGAGGAGTTCCATGTGTTCGTCCTGGCCCATGTCCTGAGGAGGCCCATAGTAGTGGTGGCAGACACCATGCTCAGGGACTCTGGAGGAGAGGGTAGGAAGATATATTTTGATATTACCAATTGGCTGCCTTACATCAAAAGCTGTGCTTTATGAACTTTAGTGTTGTAGTAGATTGTGATGTTTTATGCTAAACGGTATTCTCCTTCCCTTACCAGCTTTTGCCCCCATCCCATTCGGAGGGATCTATCTGCCTCTGGAGGTGCCAGCTGCCAAGTGCCATCGCTCGCCCTTAGTACTGGCGTACGACCAGGCCCACTTCTCTGCCCTCGTCTCCATGGAGCAGAAGGGCGGATCCAAAGAGCAAGGTAATGTTACGCATCCATCATCAGCCTACTACAACGCGCCAACACGTCTCGTAGTGAAGTGGGTCACTTGAATAGACTACACCTCACCAAAGTGGAAATTAGAGGAACTGCACATCAATCATAGTCCCAAAATTGACTAacgtgtaaaaaatatatatattatttttggaCGTCAATGTTTTTCTAAAATGAAAAAGTCTGAGATTAGGTCTACCTGTGACATCTCTGATGTTTCCTTTGAAATATTTGAAGGTTCGGTTTTGAATTCAAGTAATTCCCTTGACTGACAGTGTTTGTTCCTAAAATAATACTCACTTGACGTTCCAACTGAAGAGTAGCATTCTGATCTCACATCAGTCAAACACTGacgctaaagttggctagcttgctagctacttccagacacaaatgagagaacaccttcctctgaccattttactcaccctagaaGAGCTGGTTATACTGTTCTCTTATCTAGAAGGGTTTGTGACTAAATGTCATACTGGCAACAACTggctaaatgtatttttatttttacagaaaCATGTCAACTGGGTGTATGTCATTTGTAAATTCATCAATTATTCTGCATTCTGGGACTCTTAAACCAGAGTACTAATTGGAGTAGATTGCCAGTGTTTATGAATTTACCCCATGACCAACATCAAAGTACGCCTCCAAGACACGAATCTTGTCTTTTCAGTTGTATTTTCTGAATGAGGCATAGGAAAACCCGAGGTGAAATTGGGTCCCCCTTACAGTCCCTCTTTAATTAGTACTTTGCATCAGTTGAATGACAATTGCTGGATGAAAGAATGCCTTTAATTTTACTTTGATCATTTttgctccctctccccccacaGTTGTGATCCCTCTCACTGACTCAGAACACAAAATGCTGCCTGTACACTTTGCAGTGGACCCTGGGAAGGACTGGGAATGGGGCAAGGATGACACAGACAATGTCATGTTGGCAAGGTATGACTTGAATCATTACACTTCGAATTGGTTCTGCATTACCCCCTCCAAAAACACACAGTCACTATGTCCTCATAGGACCTAGTGTCTGTGGGTAGGTAGGGATTGACCCCTGCACCAGATTAGAGAAATGCTTGTCAGTGAGAGTGAGATTAGGACTAAATGCCTTCTATGATTGGAACAAGGGGAATACAGAAATAGCCTGAAATAAAAATAGCTGGATATTTATTCCATTGGATTAAGATTTGCTGTTTCAACTGGAATTGTGAACAAGAATAACTTAAATGGaattaatacagtgccttcagaaagtattcactccccttgattttcccccacattttgtagttagtctgaatttaaaatggattgaattgaggTTTTGtctctggcctacacacaataccccataatgtcaaagaggaATGATTTTTTCAGACATTTTTACTAattaatgaaaagctgaaattgaGCCAGTAAGTATTgagccaataagtattcaatccctttgttatggtaagcctaaataagttcaggagtaaaaatgtgcaaaAGTCACAAGttgcaataataatgtttatatgatttttgaatgactacctcatcccagtaccccacacatacaattatctgtaaggtctctaagtcgagcagtgaatttcaaacacagattcaaccacaaagatcagggaggttttccaatgcctcgcaaagaaagcACCTTATGgtagatacattttttaaaattaaaataagtagacattgaatacccctttgagcatggtgatgcTATTAATTACCCTTCGgacggtgtatcaatacacccagtgacTAAGATACACGCGGccttcctaactctgttgccGGAGAAGAagtaaaccgctcagggatttcactatgaggccaatggtgactttaaaacagttaaagttcaatggctgtgatagaacttCGGACAGTAGTGATAGAACTCCACATTAGTGCTGAGCGATTGGTGCTTTTGAGGTCGTTTTGGTTTgattattaaaaaataatcatgtttttcAGTTTCGGTTatttgggttgaatgctgtaacacagaataaaacaatgaatgagtcccatgatggtagtgactgtccaTTACTGCTTAATTTATTAACcataatttattcacattactttcaAAATTTCAGTTGTgcatattacatttgttttatggCATTATTGCATTCCAAGTCCTCATCTTTGTAGAGCTGCTACCTAAGTGGTCAGACAAAAATAAAATTTTAAAGTTCtccaaagtaaataaggcatacttttatgactgctttttactgtattttcaggtagagatgaCTAGCAAAGCAATTGCTGCTTTCTATGTCCCCTCACAATCAAGCATTCTTGTCTCTtctgtagcaggcataaaagaaacgcAGACCGACAAGTAGATGTGCAATGGTTTATGGTCATTGTAATCAATTTAGAGGCGAAAGCAACTcccctatttaggcgaggtgctggctaagGGAATAGAACACTTGAACAATGAAAGGAGAGCCCCAGACTCTAGGAGCTCaaatgcaataatttaataacctaAAATCCAACATTTCGACAGACAAGCGGTCTTGATCAGGGtgtaatgacaaacactgcggggTGACTAGTTTATTTAGTGTCAAAGAACACACAGGTGTGTTATTTACCACATTTTAAGCACCAAAATATTTGTCTGCTGGAAACTTCAGCTcactactacatcgcacagttctgGCTGGATcggatttatctctagagaaactgcaaTGTGTGCGTTGGGCTCACAGGGGgatgaaaaaatgtatttcaaataattgaaccaacATTGGTCAATTAgttatttcaaaaaaatatttaaataactTTCATACAATTTCTCAGCACTACTCCCCTATACTAAACTAAatggcagagtgaaaagaaggatgcctgtacagaataaaaatatagaATAAAATATCCCAAAACATGCATGCTGTTTGCAGTAAGGCACTAAAATAAAACTGCGAAGAAAATAACTTTGTCTTGAATTCGAAGCACTATGTTTGGGGCGACTcatcacaacacatcactgagtaccacgtcatattttcaagcatggtggtggctgcatcctgttatgggtatgcttgtcattggcaaggactattgagttttttaggataaaaaataaagggaatcgagctaagcacaggcaaaatcctagagggaaacctgcttcagtttgctttccaacagacactgggagacaaattcaccttttagcaggacaataacctaaaacacaaggccaaatatacactggagttacttaccaagattacattgaatgttcctgagtggcctggttacagttttgacttaaataggcTTGAATATATATGGCAAGTCTTGAAAAGGGCtgtctatcaatgatcaacaaccaatttgacagagtttgaagaatacAATAATCTATTAttgaacaatccaggtgtgcaaggctcttagagacctacccagaaagactcatggatgtaatcgctgccaaggatAATTCTAACATGTCctgactcgggtgtgaatacttatttctgtatttcattttcaataaattagcaaacatttctaaaaacttgtggTATAccgttatgaggtattgtgtgtagatgggtgagattatttaatccattttgaattcaggctgaaacacaacaaaatgtggaataagtcaaagggtatgaatactttctgaagtttGTCTGAAAATGGATTATAGAAACATTATGGGGTCGTTAGTATTTCAGCTCTGCACAATTATGCATTCATGTTGGCTACATATCTGACACGGTATACTATTTCTGCATTATGAAAGGTTACATAGTTTCAGCTGAGCCGTTTGGGGCTCAAGACTTGAACAGATGCCATGCCATTAGCCTAGTTTGAATAACCGACATGTTACCAGACATCACTTGTGTAGGCTAGTTCTTATTTTCCTTTCTCTAAATGATGCATGTAATATTCTGGGAAGCAGCCTTTTTCTCTAAATGTTTCACCCAACATGGTGTTACTGTTAGGGGCATGACGAGGCGATTTCACCCCCCCCTGTTTGAACTTTGACCTGTGTCTTCCTCCCTCAGTGTGACCCTGTCCCTGGAGGCAAAGCTCCAGCTGCTACACAGCTACATGACGGTCACCTGGCTGCCCCTGCCCTGTGAGGTATCTTTTGTGTTCTCATTCACTAACAGAGAATCCTAACTCTTAACACATTTCCCTCAGTCATGCGTTGATGTCAATCGGATCATTTTGTAACAATGGCATACCTGAACCCCCCCCAATAGTTTCTGAATGTGAAGCTTAGATCATATGCTACCTACCTGGTTACGTTTTTAGCATGTTGTAATGGATGATTAAATTGAAAACAGATTTGAAAGCTATTAAATGTAGACAAGCTATTTACAGTGTTACATAACTGTGTGGGTTTCTGTTATTATGTGGGTTGTAATTTTCTGTTTTGATCTAGACTGTAgtcatttccctttgcttcacAAATCCCATGTGAAAACAAACCACGCATAAAATGACGTCACACTAAATGGTTTGAGTGGCCTTTTTGTGCATTCCAATCTAATGCCGGGGAGTTAGAAAGGAATCTCAACCTCATGGCAATTTCACCGTTAACCTCTAGTGAGAAGTAGCAATAGAAGGATCGCTGTTGAAGATCTGTGAGGTTTTCTAGACCTTTCCAATAAAAATTAGGATGTTGGAGTTACCTTTAGCTCTTCGGTTGTCATGGTTATGGGGCTTGGCAGAGAGGACCGTTTTTATAGCTGTCCATTGTGTAAACTAGAGTGACGTCTTCATTGTAGGTCACACCCTCCAATTATTGCGTACATTTTCCAATAGAATTTATAGAAATGGAAAAGAAGCTTTCTGAACTGAGTCATCTGtacctctcactcctgctcttaatctctctgttgctctctgtgTCACTCACACCTGCTCCCTGtttcttttttaaaattaaatttcTCTTCCCTATAATTCATCATCGGTGTATCTGTTCTTTCAGCAGGCACCTTTGGCCCAGCCCGAGTCCCCCACCGCCTCTGCAGGAGAGGACACCCGCACCCCCCCCGACTCAGGAGAATCCGACAAGGAGTCTGTCAGCAGCAGCTCCAACGGCAACGGTGATGCAATGACATCAGCAGGGGCGGCCAGCGCAGGTGGAGGTGTGTCGACCAAgaacagctcctcctcctccagctcgtCCAGTAACAGCTCGGCAACGTTGACGACTGGTACGGGGGCAAAGGAGAAGACCAAGAAGGAGAAAGACAAAGACAAGAAGAGGGCTGACTCTGTGGCCAACAAGCTGGGCAGCTTCGGCAAGAGCCTGGGCAGCAAGCTGAAAAAGAACGTGGGCGGGCTGATGACGGGGAAGAATGCAGGAGGAGGAGCCAAGCAGGAGGgcacagagaagaagaaaaattCACTGAGGGGGCGGAAAGGCAGCAAGGACAGCTCGCCTTCGGCCCACGCCTCCGAGGACTCTGGGAAGGGCTCGCCGTCGTCGGGCAGTGAGCGTCAGAATGGCACGGGTGGCGGAAGCAGAGAGTGTGACCCATATAAGTACAGTGCCGACGTGAAGGCGAGCCTGGGCATCCTGCGGGCGGCCATGCAGGGCGAGAGGAAGTTCATCTTTGCTGGCCTGCTCACCACCAGCAACCGCCAGCCCTTCCAGGAGGAGATGATCCAGCGCTACCTGTCTGACGCTGAGGAGCGCTTCCGGGTAGAGCAGGAGCAGCAGCGGAGAGAGGCAGAGCGGAAAGGAAGCACCAACGGTATGCAGCAGCCCAAGAAGGAGGTAACGATGGGTACAGAGGTGGGCTACCGCAATTATGAACCGAAAGAAGAGCCGGCTGAGAGCTCACCGCCCACATTCAACCACCTCAAGTCGTCTTCGTTCAGCCCCTCGCTCTACTCTGGCGTGGTGCCCATCCCCCGGCCAA contains:
- the LOC112222985 gene encoding LOW QUALITY PROTEIN: OTU domain-containing protein 7B (The sequence of the model RefSeq protein was modified relative to this genomic sequence to represent the inferred CDS: inserted 1 base in 1 codon); protein product: MTLDMDAVLSDFVRSTGAEPGLARDLLEGKNWDLTAALSDFEQLRQVHAGNLSYSFAEERTYPAPEKEMARVGRPLLHRQEEVLQGENSATEKRLSRGISHASSTIVSLARSHISSTGNCSSEPLLDTPLCTFQLPDLTVYRDDFRGFIERDLIEQSMMVALEHAGRLNWWTRVGPNCQSLLPLATSGDGNCLLHAASLGMWGFHDRDLMLRKSLYALMDHGQERESLRRRWRWQQTMQNKESGLVYTEEEWQKEWNELLKLASSEPRIHYGSNGTESSEEPVYESLEEFHVFVLAHVLRRPIVVVADTMLRDSGGEAFAPIPFGGIYLPLEVPAAKCHRSPLVLAYDQAHFSALVSMEQKGGSKEQVVIPLTDSEHKMLPVHFAVDPGKDWEWGKDDTDNVMLASVTLSLEAKLQLLHSYMTVTWLPLPCEQAPLAQPESPTASAGEDTRTPPDSGESDKESVSSSSNGNGDAMTSAGAASAGGGVSTKNSSSSSSSSSNSSATLTTGTGAKEKTKKEKDKDKKRADSVANKLGSFGKSLGSKLKKNVGGLMTGKNAGGGAKQEGTEKKKNSLRGRKGSKDSSPSAHASEDSGKGSPSSGSERQNGTGGGSRECDPYKYSADVKASLGILRAAMQGERKFIFAGLLTTSNRQPFQEEMIQRYLSDAEERFRVEQEQQRREAERKGSTNGMQQPKKEVTMGTEVGYRNYEPKEEPAESSPPTFNHLKSSSFSPSLYSGVVPIPRPTFMDQPPSPAPVPLTQHPHMHGYMETRRQLAGGSPASSYPGLPSYATLPRHCPIAXGPPHPQYHPPQAPVPLSPFRLIPSSFAPSYLPEHDPPDYPTSEPVGGGYTNGFREVRSGLDVPRSGPLPVRHYSLGSAGGLSSLQSSRCRTPSCNYYGHPETGNYCSCCYREELKRRETEPAIHRF